In the genome of Terribacillus sp. FSL K6-0262, one region contains:
- a CDS encoding YwhD family protein, protein MEKKKNNAFTIMKDDSTDGHGGYGVGSISLENMSPVIVDPNEKTAYVDMAAMHARSQVERRVRFQHEKDKVPDGKLYWIVWVTVQNGGDGPYYHGAAASEILVDRPNRIAYKSMPEHVKHMEQSLKGMYVLEHMDDLSKGLLLDFLKEYKPEFWDRTPQELSEQLQ, encoded by the coding sequence AAAGATGATTCAACGGATGGTCATGGCGGTTATGGCGTAGGGTCCATCAGTTTGGAAAATATGAGTCCAGTCATTGTCGATCCGAATGAGAAGACAGCATATGTCGATATGGCTGCAATGCATGCCCGCAGCCAGGTGGAGCGCCGGGTTCGTTTCCAGCATGAGAAAGACAAGGTGCCGGATGGAAAGCTGTATTGGATTGTCTGGGTGACAGTGCAAAATGGCGGGGATGGCCCATATTATCATGGGGCAGCAGCAAGTGAGATTCTCGTCGACCGTCCGAATCGGATTGCCTACAAATCGATGCCGGAGCATGTGAAGCATATGGAGCAATCCTTGAAAGGTATGTATGTGCTGGAGCATATGGATGATTTATCGAAGGGATTGCTGCTGGATTTCCTTAAGGAATATAAACCGGAATTCTGGGATCGGACACCGCAAGAGCTTAGTGAGCAATTGCAATAA
- a CDS encoding PBP1A family penicillin-binding protein encodes MIRIPTARWQKWLRPKRLAAFFLGGTLTAIGGLLLICYLMGPPPMTNKWSTTFYANDDTILGEQYGNTPKRWVSLEEVSPHLIHATILAEDKNFYKHHGFAWKRIFAAALQNIRAGAKVEGASTITQQYAKNLYLTNDKTWTRKFKEAIYSIRLEMFYSKEEILEGYLNTIYYGHGMYGIQAASDYYMDKDPGSLTAAEAALLAGIPKGPSYYSPFQNKELADERQEYIYGLMQEEGYITEPDTLPAVSLSTEQERDTIRRAGYFQDYITAELADVLGMEEDEAVSAGYHVHTTMDPEQQLQLEMQIADTIPADTELEAGAIAMNPHSGAITAMVGGTNYKTSTYNRATTSKRMPGSAFKPFVYYTALKNGFTPMTQLKSEETTFKLPNGGEYAPGNYHGYYANDDITMAEAIAMSDNIYAVKTNLIVGAEKVAADARKLGITSDLQAVPSLALGTSPVSVEEMGVAYSRIANGGKPIEGYTIEKIVDRNGKIIYSHQQPKMKSSLDKKRLFVLTDLMTGMFDDSLSSYMRVTGAGIKDQLSRPYAGKSGTTATDSWMVGFSPDLVTAVWTGYDDNRPMEKVKELGYSKEIWAGFMEAAHEGEPIKAFRPPAGVRGVFVDPDSGLLATSYCEKRRFTYFVRGTEPKLYCHPDLDENSLTPKQEAPPTRRKRWFDWLF; translated from the coding sequence TTGATTCGGATTCCGACAGCACGCTGGCAGAAGTGGCTCCGGCCGAAAAGACTGGCGGCATTTTTCCTTGGAGGGACATTGACTGCCATTGGCGGTCTGCTCCTCATCTGCTATCTGATGGGGCCGCCGCCGATGACAAATAAATGGAGCACGACATTCTATGCAAATGATGATACGATTCTCGGCGAACAGTACGGCAACACACCGAAGCGCTGGGTATCCTTGGAGGAAGTCTCTCCCCATTTGATTCATGCAACCATCCTGGCAGAAGACAAGAACTTCTACAAGCATCATGGCTTCGCCTGGAAACGAATATTCGCGGCTGCTTTGCAGAATATCAGGGCAGGGGCCAAGGTGGAAGGGGCCAGCACCATCACCCAGCAATACGCCAAGAATCTCTATTTGACCAATGATAAGACGTGGACACGAAAATTCAAGGAAGCCATATACAGTATCCGGCTGGAGATGTTCTATTCGAAGGAGGAGATATTGGAAGGCTACCTGAATACGATTTATTACGGCCATGGGATGTATGGCATCCAGGCTGCCAGTGATTATTATATGGATAAGGATCCCGGCAGCCTGACAGCAGCTGAGGCGGCCCTGCTTGCAGGCATTCCGAAAGGTCCCTCCTATTACTCTCCTTTTCAGAATAAAGAACTCGCTGATGAACGGCAGGAATATATTTACGGATTGATGCAGGAAGAAGGCTACATCACGGAGCCCGATACTCTTCCTGCTGTGTCGCTCTCGACAGAACAGGAACGGGATACCATTAGGCGTGCCGGTTATTTCCAGGATTATATCACGGCTGAATTAGCCGATGTGCTTGGAATGGAGGAGGATGAAGCTGTATCTGCCGGATACCATGTCCATACAACGATGGATCCTGAACAGCAGCTGCAGCTGGAAATGCAAATAGCCGATACCATTCCGGCAGATACGGAGCTTGAGGCTGGTGCAATTGCCATGAATCCGCATTCAGGAGCCATCACGGCCATGGTCGGCGGAACCAATTATAAAACCAGCACCTATAACCGTGCCACTACTTCCAAGCGGATGCCTGGCTCTGCATTCAAACCTTTTGTCTATTACACAGCTTTGAAAAATGGTTTTACACCAATGACACAATTAAAAAGTGAAGAGACGACCTTCAAGCTTCCAAACGGAGGAGAATATGCGCCAGGCAATTATCATGGCTATTATGCCAATGATGATATCACGATGGCAGAAGCAATCGCGATGTCGGATAACATCTACGCAGTGAAGACGAACTTGATCGTCGGCGCAGAAAAGGTTGCAGCAGATGCCAGGAAGCTTGGCATCACAAGTGATTTGCAGGCAGTCCCCTCTCTCGCCCTTGGGACTTCACCTGTATCGGTCGAAGAGATGGGAGTTGCCTACAGCCGGATCGCCAATGGCGGCAAACCGATAGAGGGTTATACAATCGAGAAAATCGTCGACCGTAACGGAAAGATAATCTATTCCCATCAGCAGCCGAAGATGAAAAGCAGCTTGGATAAGAAGAGGCTTTTTGTGCTCACGGACTTGATGACAGGCATGTTCGATGATTCACTCAGCAGCTATATGCGTGTCACAGGCGCAGGCATCAAGGATCAGCTGAGCAGGCCTTATGCCGGAAAATCCGGAACGACGGCCACCGATAGCTGGATGGTCGGATTCAGTCCTGACTTGGTCACAGCAGTCTGGACAGGTTATGACGACAACCGCCCGATGGAGAAAGTGAAGGAATTGGGCTACAGCAAGGAAATTTGGGCCGGCTTCATGGAAGCTGCCCATGAGGGTGAACCGATCAAAGCGTTCCGCCCGCCAGCTGGTGTGCGCGGCGTGTTCGTTGATCCCGATTCGGGGCTTCTTGCCACTTCCTACTGCGAAAAACGCCGGTTCACCTATTTTGTAAGAGGTACAGAACCAAAGCTGTACTGCCATCCCGATTTGGATGAAAATTCGCTGACACCAAAGCAGGAAGCGCCTCCGACCAGGCGAAAGCGCTGGTTCGATTGGCTGTTCTGA
- the speE gene encoding polyamine aminopropyltransferase, producing MELWYTEKQTDSFGITAKVKRSLHSEQTDFQKLDMLETEEWGNMLTLDGMVMTTERDEFVYHEMVAHVPLFTHPNPENVLIVGGGDGGVIREVLKHDKVKKATLVDIDGKVIEYSKKFLPSIAGKMDDPRADVRVGDGFMHIAESENAYDVIMVDSTEPVGPAVNLFTKGFYAGIAKALKEDGLFVAQTDNPWFKADLISQVYKDVKEIFPVTELYTANIPTYPSGLWTFTMGSKVHHPKKVDTEHLQPIETKYYTPELHQAAFVLPKFVQDLLK from the coding sequence ATGGAACTATGGTATACAGAAAAACAGACAGACAGCTTTGGCATCACGGCAAAAGTGAAGCGTTCCCTGCATAGCGAACAGACTGATTTTCAGAAACTGGACATGCTGGAAACGGAAGAATGGGGGAATATGCTGACTTTGGACGGGATGGTCATGACTACGGAACGCGATGAGTTCGTCTATCACGAGATGGTGGCGCATGTTCCGCTGTTTACGCATCCCAACCCGGAAAACGTACTGATCGTGGGCGGAGGAGACGGCGGTGTCATCCGCGAAGTGCTCAAGCATGACAAAGTGAAGAAAGCGACACTTGTCGATATCGATGGCAAGGTCATCGAGTATTCGAAAAAGTTCTTGCCTTCCATCGCTGGCAAGATGGATGATCCGCGTGCGGATGTCCGTGTCGGTGACGGTTTCATGCATATTGCCGAGAGTGAGAATGCCTATGATGTCATTATGGTCGATTCGACAGAACCAGTGGGACCAGCAGTGAATCTATTCACAAAAGGCTTCTATGCGGGGATTGCAAAAGCGCTGAAAGAAGATGGTTTGTTCGTTGCACAGACAGATAACCCATGGTTCAAAGCGGATTTGATTTCCCAGGTATATAAGGACGTGAAGGAAATCTTCCCGGTGACGGAGCTGTACACGGCGAATATCCCTACTTATCCGAGCGGTTTGTGGACGTTCACGATGGGAAGTAAAGTCCATCATCCGAAAAAAGTGGATACAGAGCATCTCCAGCCTATCGAGACGAAGTATTACACACCTGAATTGCATCAGGCTGCTTTTGTCCTGCCGAAATTCGTACAGGATCTATTGAAATAA
- a CDS encoding DUF1934 domain-containing protein produces the protein MHRTKIPVWIEMNTAITEEDETEHTTLRAAGTYSEKGGLTVVSFTEESQEVGDTKTMITISSDKVSIKRSGGFDMKQVFVKNQPTENVYRHPYGTMHMETSTHAMTFSPLMADSPAELTLSYTVTLNQVQSRKHALTLRVQEESNG, from the coding sequence ATGCATCGGACGAAGATACCGGTATGGATCGAAATGAATACGGCAATAACGGAGGAAGACGAAACCGAACACACGACGTTGCGGGCAGCGGGTACCTATTCCGAAAAAGGCGGATTGACGGTCGTCAGTTTTACGGAGGAATCACAAGAGGTCGGGGATACGAAGACGATGATCACGATTTCATCGGATAAAGTGAGCATCAAACGTTCAGGCGGCTTTGATATGAAGCAAGTTTTCGTAAAGAATCAGCCGACAGAGAATGTATACCGCCATCCTTATGGTACAATGCATATGGAAACAAGCACGCACGCGATGACGTTCTCGCCGCTGATGGCTGACAGTCCGGCAGAACTTACGTTAAGCTATACAGTGACGCTCAATCAGGTGCAGTCCAGGAAGCATGCACTGACGTTGCGTGTGCAGGAGGAGAGTAACGGATGA
- the argS gene encoding arginine--tRNA ligase, translated as MNIVQQTEQKLKTAIQDAVLKAGLADKETIPAIILEQPKDKAHGDYATNIAMQLARVAKKAPRAIAEDLQDNFDYDQAPVEKIEIAGPGFINFFMRNDYLGELVSTILEAGDNFGRTDAGKGEKVQVEFVSANPTGDLHLGHARGAAVGDSLCNILDAAGYDVAREYYINDAGNQIDNLARSVQARYLQALGQDAEMPEDGYHGKDIIGIGKQLAEEYGDSYAAKPEEERLAFFRQYGLTYELKKLEKDLADFRVPFDVWYSETSLYQDGKIDTALQTLRDNDYVYEKDGAVWFRSTDFGDDKDRVLIKKDGSYTYLTPDIAYHKTKLDRGFTKLINVWGADHHGYIPRMRAAIQALGYDADTLEVTIIQMVNLFENGEKVKMSKRTGKAVTLRELMEEVGIDAMRYFFVMRSSDSHLDFDMDLAKSQSNENPVFYVQYAYARISTMLAQAAEKGFQTEGAFDAGLLTAEKELDLLKRLGEFPQVVADAAAKRTPHRITQYAFDLASALHSFYNAEKVLNPDNEDLTKARIALMKAVRITIKNALRLISVEAPEKM; from the coding sequence ATGAATATCGTACAACAAACAGAACAAAAATTGAAAACGGCAATCCAGGATGCGGTTTTGAAGGCGGGCTTGGCTGATAAAGAAACAATTCCTGCCATCATTTTAGAGCAGCCGAAGGATAAGGCGCATGGCGACTACGCTACCAATATCGCGATGCAGCTTGCCCGCGTTGCGAAGAAAGCACCTCGAGCCATTGCCGAGGATTTGCAGGATAACTTCGATTACGATCAAGCACCTGTGGAAAAGATTGAAATTGCAGGACCAGGATTCATTAACTTCTTTATGCGGAATGACTATCTAGGTGAGCTTGTGTCGACTATTTTGGAAGCGGGCGATAACTTTGGCCGCACGGATGCAGGCAAAGGGGAGAAAGTCCAAGTGGAATTTGTTTCGGCGAACCCTACAGGCGACTTGCACCTTGGACATGCCCGCGGAGCGGCCGTAGGGGATTCCCTTTGCAATATTCTCGATGCGGCAGGTTATGACGTTGCACGCGAATATTATATCAATGATGCTGGCAATCAGATCGACAATCTTGCCCGCAGTGTGCAGGCGCGCTATCTGCAAGCACTTGGCCAGGATGCTGAAATGCCGGAGGACGGTTATCATGGCAAGGACATCATCGGTATCGGAAAACAGCTTGCCGAAGAATATGGTGATAGCTATGCGGCGAAGCCGGAAGAAGAACGACTTGCTTTCTTCCGTCAGTATGGCTTGACTTATGAACTGAAAAAGCTGGAGAAGGACCTTGCTGATTTCCGCGTTCCATTCGATGTATGGTATTCGGAAACGTCCCTTTACCAAGATGGAAAGATCGATACGGCCTTGCAGACACTTCGTGACAACGACTATGTCTATGAGAAAGATGGGGCGGTTTGGTTCCGTTCGACTGATTTCGGTGATGATAAAGACCGTGTCTTGATCAAAAAGGACGGCAGCTACACCTATCTTACTCCGGATATTGCCTATCATAAAACGAAACTTGACCGCGGATTCACCAAGCTGATCAATGTCTGGGGTGCCGATCATCATGGCTATATCCCGCGGATGCGTGCAGCTATCCAAGCGCTTGGCTATGATGCCGATACACTGGAAGTGACCATCATCCAAATGGTCAATCTGTTCGAAAACGGCGAGAAAGTGAAGATGAGTAAGCGTACAGGAAAAGCAGTCACCCTGCGTGAATTGATGGAAGAGGTAGGCATCGATGCCATGCGTTACTTCTTTGTCATGCGCTCCAGCGACTCCCATCTTGATTTCGACATGGACTTGGCCAAATCCCAATCCAACGAAAATCCAGTATTTTATGTGCAGTATGCATATGCCCGCATCAGCACGATGCTTGCACAAGCTGCTGAAAAAGGATTCCAGACAGAGGGAGCATTCGATGCCGGCCTCCTGACGGCGGAGAAGGAATTGGATCTCTTGAAGCGCCTTGGGGAATTCCCGCAGGTGGTGGCAGATGCAGCTGCAAAACGCACACCGCATCGTATCACCCAGTATGCCTTTGACCTGGCTTCTGCACTTCACAGCTTCTATAACGCTGAAAAAGTGCTGAATCCGGATAATGAGGACTTGACGAAAGCGCGGATCGCGTTGATGAAAGCAGTACGTATCACCATTAAAAATGCACTGCGTCTCATCAGTGTGGAAGCACCAGAAAAAATGTAA
- a CDS encoding phospholipase D-like domain-containing protein: MYVFFLLLALLFLLVVLIGVDLALGRKQSKRRAVNRLIGHKHAFASIFDDGVTFYEALIRDIKAAQHSVDIQFFLVKWDEPTQQLVELLKQRAQEGIKIRFLLDRFGGYRLPRKERQLLRDSGVMLRFANIPSFPYFLYNLNLRNHRKVTIIDQKSAYIGGFNIGKEYLSKEPRFGFWRDCVVKLEGEAVYTFVQVFASDWGDPFHILPKQAPAFDGAQIEAVVTEADGYEDWLLHQIHHARKYLYIGTPYCVPTRRVEAALKRASERGVDVRLMVPTKVDHYVVNQVSFHFARRLIQHGIRINLYQNGFYHAKIVLSDDSWCAVGSANLDGRSLLINKELTITIRQNDLFYAQLLALWKKDEQSSIAASVHDMQKRPWIAKATGILFRPLRNYL; encoded by the coding sequence ATGTATGTCTTCTTCCTCCTGCTGGCCCTCCTGTTCCTCCTCGTCGTGCTGATAGGAGTGGACTTGGCGCTCGGCAGGAAACAAAGCAAAAGAAGGGCCGTCAATCGTCTGATCGGCCATAAACATGCGTTTGCTTCCATATTCGATGATGGGGTCACCTTCTATGAAGCTCTGATCCGTGATATAAAAGCTGCACAGCATTCCGTCGATATCCAATTCTTTCTCGTAAAATGGGATGAACCGACCCAGCAGCTGGTTGAACTCTTGAAGCAGCGGGCACAGGAAGGAATCAAAATCCGTTTCCTGCTGGACCGGTTCGGCGGCTATCGTCTGCCCCGAAAAGAACGGCAGCTCCTGCGCGATTCCGGTGTCATGCTCCGATTCGCCAATATACCCAGTTTCCCATATTTCCTCTATAACCTGAATCTGCGCAATCACCGCAAAGTGACGATCATCGATCAAAAAAGCGCATATATCGGAGGATTCAATATCGGGAAAGAATATTTAAGCAAAGAGCCCCGTTTTGGCTTCTGGCGCGATTGTGTCGTAAAACTTGAAGGAGAGGCTGTCTACACATTCGTACAGGTATTCGCATCCGACTGGGGAGACCCGTTTCATATATTGCCGAAACAAGCACCCGCATTCGATGGCGCGCAGATAGAGGCTGTCGTAACGGAAGCAGATGGCTACGAAGACTGGCTGCTGCATCAAATCCACCATGCGAGGAAATACCTTTATATCGGGACACCCTATTGTGTACCGACCCGCCGTGTGGAGGCTGCACTCAAGCGCGCTTCGGAAAGGGGCGTGGATGTCAGGCTGATGGTGCCGACCAAAGTCGATCATTATGTCGTCAATCAAGTGTCCTTTCATTTCGCCAGACGTTTGATCCAGCATGGGATACGCATCAATTTGTATCAGAACGGCTTTTACCATGCCAAAATCGTGCTGAGCGATGACTCCTGGTGTGCTGTCGGCTCTGCCAACCTTGATGGCCGGAGTTTGCTGATAAACAAGGAGCTTACCATAACCATCAGACAGAATGACCTATTTTACGCCCAGCTGCTCGCACTGTGGAAGAAAGATGAACAATCAAGCATCGCAGCCTCTGTGCACGATATGCAAAAACGCCCTTGGATCGCCAAGGCTACTGGCATCCTTTTCAGGCCGCTTCGGAATTACCTTTGA
- the rsgA gene encoding ribosome small subunit-dependent GTPase A, with product MNEAWNLLGWNDRLEAARQVYDKKWTPARVVSEHKHMYRVLDDRGELLATLSGKFRQKGEFPAVGDWVLIDARHEEGKATIRALLPRKSKFSRNEAGAVTKEQIVAANIDYIYLVMALNQEYNLRRLERYLLAAYDSGALPVIILSKGDLCSDVEGRLLEVEAIAPGVDVYVTSAIDGRGVDAIGNQLAAGVTAAFLGSSGAGKSTLVNMLYGKEVQLAGDIREDDGKGRHTTTHRELIRIPGGGMIIDTPGMRELQLWNQQHAGMSAAFADIEELANGCRFRDCTHQKEPGCRVQEAMDSGGLEAERLQSYFKLQRELRYFDRKTSAKAQLEQGKQFKQLSKHVKQVKKRR from the coding sequence ATGAACGAAGCATGGAATCTATTAGGGTGGAATGATCGATTGGAAGCAGCGAGGCAGGTCTATGATAAGAAATGGACGCCTGCGCGAGTTGTATCGGAACATAAACATATGTATCGAGTGCTGGATGACCGGGGAGAGCTGCTGGCGACGCTGTCAGGAAAGTTTCGGCAAAAAGGGGAGTTTCCAGCTGTCGGGGATTGGGTGCTGATCGATGCCCGGCACGAAGAAGGGAAAGCGACGATTCGTGCTTTATTGCCGAGAAAGAGTAAATTCTCACGGAATGAGGCAGGTGCTGTGACCAAGGAGCAAATCGTTGCGGCGAATATAGATTATATTTATCTGGTGATGGCATTGAACCAAGAATATAATCTCCGCAGACTGGAACGCTATTTGCTGGCAGCTTACGATAGCGGGGCATTACCTGTCATCATTTTGAGCAAGGGAGACCTGTGCAGTGACGTGGAGGGGAGATTGCTCGAAGTGGAGGCGATTGCCCCTGGTGTGGACGTCTACGTCACAAGTGCCATTGACGGAAGGGGCGTCGATGCAATCGGCAATCAGCTTGCGGCTGGTGTCACAGCGGCTTTCCTCGGTTCCTCGGGAGCTGGGAAATCCACGCTTGTGAATATGCTGTATGGGAAGGAAGTGCAGCTTGCCGGGGACATTCGGGAGGATGACGGCAAAGGTCGGCATACGACGACGCACCGGGAGCTTATCCGGATTCCTGGCGGCGGGATGATTATCGATACACCAGGCATGCGCGAGCTGCAGCTGTGGAATCAGCAGCACGCTGGTATGTCAGCGGCTTTTGCTGATATCGAAGAATTGGCAAATGGATGCCGCTTCCGGGATTGCACACACCAAAAGGAGCCTGGCTGCCGCGTGCAGGAAGCGATGGACAGCGGCGGGCTGGAAGCGGAGCGGCTGCAAAGCTATTTCAAGCTGCAGCGTGAGCTCCGGTATTTTGACAGGAAAACATCAGCCAAGGCACAGCTGGAGCAGGGAAAACAGTTCAAGCAGCTGTCCAAACACGTCAAACAAGTCAAAAAACGCCGCTGA
- the rpoE gene encoding DNA-directed RNA polymerase subunit delta translates to MGLKEYSQEELADFSLVELTNLILEDENKATDYRELFDKIAEIKQLSDDQREEYLLQFYTDLNVDGRFMTAGSNLWGLKSWYAVDQFDEDVTVEPTKKRKKRVAEEDEDLDDLEEDFTLDEEGFDEDYGDEDDLEEDIAEGDYQSDDTDDDTREIIGEDMHLTGDEDDEDEDR, encoded by the coding sequence GTGGGTTTGAAAGAATACAGCCAAGAAGAGCTTGCTGACTTTTCCCTCGTGGAATTGACGAATTTGATCCTAGAGGATGAAAACAAAGCAACCGATTATAGAGAATTATTCGATAAAATAGCTGAAATCAAACAATTGAGCGATGATCAGCGTGAAGAATATCTGCTGCAATTCTACACGGACCTGAACGTAGACGGCCGTTTCATGACAGCAGGTTCCAATCTTTGGGGACTGAAGAGCTGGTATGCAGTAGATCAATTCGACGAAGACGTTACAGTCGAACCTACGAAGAAAAGGAAGAAACGTGTAGCAGAGGAAGATGAAGATCTGGATGATCTCGAGGAAGACTTCACTCTCGATGAGGAAGGCTTCGACGAAGATTACGGCGATGAAGATGATTTGGAAGAGGATATCGCGGAAGGTGATTACCAAAGTGATGATACTGACGATGATACCCGCGAAATCATCGGAGAAGATATGCATCTGACTGGCGACGAAGATGATGAGGACGAAGACCGCTGA